In Xyrauchen texanus isolate HMW12.3.18 chromosome 13, RBS_HiC_50CHRs, whole genome shotgun sequence, a single genomic region encodes these proteins:
- the nfe2l2b gene encoding nuclear factor erythroid 2-related factor 2b, which yields MEENPLAKFQHEPDLIDILWRQDVDLGVERDIFDGCLRQREEDARRARESEQKRERELERIMQRLQKLDKETGEFLPSPSPVNTQAMPMSTPVPSAVSTQHSPVTQNPLLSALLFSKTQKLPSEEQDFSELLSLPDLQQIWDLLASECSDDITEICSQNISMPQRKNSTDEFLTVSDSFEVAQPLSLTPSDPVDVLETCIQMFSHPSNPTDSASNSIFSSSPPENLNQMSLTKCQLNSSQSTLSEFPALPSTYKLITSTLSQPEQSNGAPGSLSRFTDSPVLLDFEDSSSAGSADLDTSLYAADSNNGQSDEEEMESSQPDYTDLLPLSLHSESVEATIYKTVTYAQHDAKHQIQNEYFQNVTKNGKQRSNLMAGSGGVRRLSRDEQRAKALGLPLSVHEIINLPVDAFNETVSSKKLSHAQLTLIRDIRRRGKNKMAAQSCRKRKLDSFFDLEDEIEGLKKEKDQRKEEKERNARDLCEMKEKLRKLYSEVFRQLKDEHGNSYNPKEYTLQHSTDGMVYLLPRNTGNKKNTMTQDLL from the exons GATTTGATTGATATTTTGTGGAGGCAGGATGTTGATTTGGGGGTGGAGCGAGACATCTTTGATGGGTGTCTTCGGCAGAGGGAGGAGGATGCCAGGAGAGCGAGGGAGAGtgaacagaagagagagagagagctagaaaGGATTATGCAGAGGTTACAGAAACTAGACaaggagactggagagtttttgCCTAGTCCTTCACCAGTGAACACACAG GCCATGCCCATGTCAACGCCGGTGCCCTCTGCAGTGTCTACTCAGCATTCACCAGTCACGCAGAATCCTTTGCTATCTGCCCTGCTGTTCTCAAAAACTCAGAAGCTCCCTTCTGAGGAGCAGGACTTCAGTGAACTACTGTCGCTGCCAGACCTAcag CAAATTTGGGATCTCTTGGCATCTGAGTGCTCAGATGATATCACCGAAATCTGCAGCCAGAACATTTCCATGCCACAGAGGAAGAACTCAACAGATGAGTTTCTGACAGTTTCCGACTCTTTTGAGGTTGCTCAACCTCTGTCACTCACACCCTCTGATCCAGTAGATGTCCTGGAAACATGCATACAAATGTTCTCACATCCAAGCAATCCCACAGATTCAGCCTCGAACTCAATCTTCAGCTCGAGTCCCCCCGAGAATCTTAATCAAATGAGTTTAACTAAATGCCAGCTAAACTCAAGCCAGTCAACCCTCAGTGAGTTCCCTGCACTTCCAAGTACATACAAGCTTATTACCAGCACACTCAGTCAACCTGAACAGTCAAACGGTGCTCCTGGGTCACTTTCACGATTTACTGACAGCCCCGTCCTGCTTGATTTTGAGGATTCTTCTTCTGCTGGCTCTGCAGATCTAGATACATCCCTCTATGCTGCTGACTCAAATAATGGCCAGTCAGATGAGGAGGAGATGGAGAGCAGCCAACCGGATTACACCGATCTGCTTCCTTTATCACTGCACTCAGAGTCTGTTGAGGCAACAATATACAAAACTGTTACGTATGCACAACATGATGCTAAACATCAAATCCAAAatgaatattttcaaaatgtaacaaaaaacgGTAAACAACGGTCAAACCTCATGGCGGGAAGTGGAGGTGTCCGTCGTCTGTCTCGTGATGAACAGCGCGCTAAAGCATTGGGTTTGCCGCTCAGTGTGCATGAAATCATCAACCTGCCTGTGGATGCATTTAACGAAACCGTCAGCTCCAAAAAACTCAGCCACGCCCAACTTACCCTTATCAGAGATATTCGAAGGCGTGGCAAAAACAAGATGGCTGCCCAGAGCTGTCGCAAACGCAAGTTGGATAGTTTTTTTGATCTCGAGGACGAGATTGAGGGTTTGAAGAAGGAGAAGGAtcaaaggaaggaagaaaaagagaggaaTGCTAGAGATCTTTGTGAGATGAAAGAGAAGCTTAGGAAACTCTACAGTGAGGTGTTCAGACAGCTGAAAGATGAACATGGAAACTCCTACAACCCTAAAGAGTACACACTACAGCACAGCACTGATGGGATGGTTTACCTACTGCCACGTAACACAGGCAACAAGAAAAACACAATGACACAGGATTTACTATAG